A DNA window from Massilia putida contains the following coding sequences:
- a CDS encoding DEAD/DEAH box helicase, which produces MSFNTLGLSDAIVRAVTEAGYTVPTPIQAKAIPAVMKGGDLLAGAQTGTGKTAGFTLPVLHRLSTDKVGAALTNKTSKRSIRALVLAPTRELAAQVEENVRTYAKYTNLNSAVIFGGVGIHPQIKLLAGGVDILVATPGRLLDHVSQGTIKLDKIEILILDEADRMLDMGFIHDIRKVLAVLPPKRQNLLFSATFSDEIKGLADRLLDNPAMIEVAPRNSTVEVIAQKIHPVDRDKKHPMLAHLIKTHGWKQVLVFTRTKHGANKLVEQLGKDGIGAMAIHGNKSQSARTKALAEFKDGSLTALVATDIAARGIDIDQLPHVVNYDLPNVPEDYVHRIGRTGRAGATGEAVSLVCVDEHQMLKDIEKLIKQTLPRHVIPGFEPDPTAKPQPIQLRSGAPGHPGRGRPGGNRGAGNAAAAPRAQGAGQRTGGNGGGNGGGARAAQPGNRNGGNGGGRGQGRGPRPAAARSGGDR; this is translated from the coding sequence ATGTCATTCAATACTCTCGGTCTGTCCGACGCCATCGTGCGCGCCGTCACTGAAGCGGGCTATACCGTCCCGACCCCGATCCAGGCAAAGGCGATCCCTGCCGTGATGAAAGGCGGTGACCTGCTCGCGGGCGCCCAGACCGGCACCGGCAAGACCGCCGGCTTCACGCTGCCCGTGCTGCACCGCTTGTCGACCGACAAGGTGGGCGCCGCATTGACCAACAAAACCTCGAAGCGTTCGATCCGTGCCCTCGTGCTCGCCCCCACCCGCGAACTCGCGGCCCAGGTCGAGGAAAACGTGCGCACCTATGCCAAGTACACGAACCTGAACTCGGCCGTGATCTTCGGCGGCGTCGGCATCCACCCGCAGATCAAGCTGCTCGCGGGCGGCGTCGACATCCTCGTCGCCACGCCGGGCCGCCTGCTCGACCACGTGTCCCAGGGCACCATCAAGCTCGACAAGATCGAGATCCTGATCCTGGACGAAGCCGACCGCATGCTGGACATGGGCTTCATCCACGACATCCGCAAAGTGCTGGCCGTGCTGCCGCCGAAGCGCCAGAACCTGCTGTTCTCGGCCACGTTCTCGGACGAGATCAAAGGCCTGGCCGACCGCCTGCTGGACAACCCGGCCATGATCGAAGTGGCGCCGCGCAACTCGACCGTCGAAGTCATCGCCCAGAAGATCCACCCGGTCGACCGCGACAAGAAGCACCCGATGCTGGCGCACCTGATCAAGACGCATGGCTGGAAACAGGTGCTCGTGTTCACCCGCACGAAGCACGGCGCCAATAAACTCGTCGAGCAGCTCGGCAAGGACGGCATCGGCGCGATGGCGATCCACGGCAACAAGAGCCAGTCGGCGCGCACGAAGGCGCTGGCCGAGTTCAAGGACGGCAGCCTGACGGCGCTCGTCGCCACCGACATCGCGGCGCGCGGTATCGACATCGACCAGCTGCCGCACGTGGTCAACTACGACCTGCCGAACGTGCCGGAAGACTATGTCCACCGCATCGGCCGCACGGGCCGCGCCGGCGCCACGGGCGAGGCCGTGTCGCTGGTCTGCGTGGACGAGCACCAGATGCTCAAGGACATCGAAAAGCTGATCAAGCAGACGCTGCCCCGCCACGTGATCCCGGGCTTCGAGCCGGATCCGACGGCGAAGCCGCAACCGATCCAGCTGCGCAGTGGCGCGCCGGGCCATCCGGGCCGCGGCCGTCCGGGCGGCAACCGCGGCGCCGGCAATGCCGCGGCCGCGCCGCGCGCGCAAGGCGCGGGCCAGCGCACCGGAGGTAACGGCGGCGGCAACGGCGGCGGCGCACGCGCGGCCCAGCCGGGCAACCGCAACGGTGGCAACGGCGGCGGTCGCGGCCAAGGGCGCGGTCCGCGTCCGGCAGCGGCCCGCTCCGGCGGCGATCGCTGA
- a CDS encoding inositol monophosphatase family protein has product MLNTAIKAARRAATVINRASFDLDRITVSEKSHNNFVTDVDQASEQAIVETLLKAYPDHAILGEESGATANLNDESEFVWIIDPIDGTTNFLHGYPNYCISIALQQRGVITQAVIYDPVRNDLFTATKGAGAYLNDKRIRVRNPDRINKALIGSGHGAEPRDLAEYLRMYEVVAPRCHGLRSSGSAALELANVAAGRVDGYFEKNLKIWDIAAGSLLVTEAGGIVGEFNGESEYLNKGDIIAAGPKVFAGMVSLLKPFA; this is encoded by the coding sequence ATGCTCAATACGGCCATCAAGGCCGCCCGCCGCGCCGCGACCGTCATCAACCGCGCATCCTTCGACCTCGACCGCATCACCGTCAGCGAAAAGAGCCACAACAACTTCGTCACCGACGTCGACCAGGCTTCGGAACAGGCGATCGTCGAAACCTTGCTGAAAGCCTACCCCGACCACGCCATCCTGGGCGAAGAATCGGGCGCCACCGCGAACCTGAACGACGAGAGCGAATTCGTCTGGATCATCGATCCGATCGACGGCACCACCAACTTCCTGCACGGCTACCCCAACTACTGCATCTCCATCGCGCTGCAACAGCGCGGCGTGATCACGCAGGCCGTCATCTATGACCCGGTCCGCAACGACCTGTTCACCGCCACCAAGGGCGCCGGCGCCTACCTGAACGACAAGCGCATCCGCGTGCGCAACCCGGACCGTATCAACAAGGCGCTGATCGGCTCCGGCCACGGCGCCGAGCCGCGCGACCTCGCCGAATACCTGCGCATGTACGAAGTCGTGGCGCCGCGCTGCCACGGCCTGCGCTCGAGCGGTTCGGCCGCGCTGGAACTGGCCAACGTGGCCGCCGGCCGCGTCGACGGTTACTTCGAAAAGAACCTCAAGATCTGGGACATCGCCGCCGGTTCGCTGCTCGTGACCGAGGCGGGCGGCATCGTCGGCGAGTTCAACGGCGAGTCCGAATACCTGAACAAGGGTGACATCATCGCCGCCGGCCCCAAGGTCTTCGCCGGCATGGTCTCCCTGCTGAAACCGTTCGCCTGA
- a CDS encoding RNA methyltransferase, translating to MNPTETVSSLFKRLRFVLVETSRAGNVGSVARALKTMGFSDLVLVAPRCNDPLYDPEAVAFASGAIDVLQGARIVDSIGEALDGCNFAAAVSARLREFSPPVWAPREFSAHAAGTADLRPALILGNERFGLPNQIVEQCNVLINIPANPDYSSLNLSQAAQVLAYECRLAAQGENRTQEGIGFHGEAASVAQIEGMYAHLEEALVAIGFLNATNPKKLMPRLKRLFARAQLETEEVNILRGIARQMLKTAPANDADAGHD from the coding sequence ATGAACCCTACCGAAACTGTCTCTTCTCTTTTCAAACGTCTACGCTTCGTCCTGGTGGAGACCAGCCGCGCCGGCAACGTCGGCTCGGTGGCGCGCGCCCTGAAAACGATGGGATTTTCCGACCTCGTGCTCGTCGCCCCCCGCTGCAACGACCCGCTGTACGACCCGGAAGCGGTGGCCTTCGCCAGCGGCGCCATCGACGTGCTGCAGGGCGCGCGCATCGTCGATTCGATCGGCGAGGCGCTCGACGGCTGCAATTTCGCGGCCGCCGTGTCGGCCCGGCTGCGCGAGTTTTCGCCGCCCGTGTGGGCGCCGCGGGAATTTTCCGCGCACGCGGCCGGCACCGCAGACCTGCGCCCGGCGCTGATCCTCGGCAACGAGCGCTTCGGCCTGCCGAACCAGATCGTCGAGCAGTGCAATGTGCTGATCAACATCCCGGCCAATCCGGACTATTCGTCGCTGAACCTGTCCCAGGCCGCGCAGGTGCTCGCGTACGAGTGCCGCCTGGCGGCGCAGGGCGAGAACCGCACGCAGGAAGGCATCGGCTTCCACGGCGAGGCCGCGAGCGTGGCGCAGATCGAGGGCATGTATGCGCACCTGGAAGAGGCGCTGGTGGCGATCGGCTTCCTGAACGCCACCAACCCGAAAAAGCTGATGCCGCGCCTGAAACGCCTGTTCGCGCGCGCGCAGCTGGAGACGGAAGAGGTCAACATCCTGCGCGGCATTGCGCGCCAGATGCTGAAAACCGCTCCCGCCAACGACGCGGACGCCGGCCACGACTAA
- a CDS encoding GMC family oxidoreductase, which translates to MSNESVIPDPIRAGLARGWKVIDGAREQTSRDLSADVVVVGSGAGGGVTAEILALSGLSVIVVEEGALKSSHDFKMREADAYPTLYQESAARKTRDKGINILQGRTVGGSTTVNWTSSFRTPPPTLAFWQRQFGLATYGEAALAPWFALMEARLHVADWPGAPNENNDLLRRGAARLGIPTGLIRRNVNGCWNLGYCGMGCPTNAKQSMLVTTIPSALDHGATLVTRARAERLLLKGDQVDGLACTLLDAGGLHPTGHTLRVRARHYVLAGGAINTPALLLRSKAPDPSRQLGKRTFLHPTLVSAALFPQRVDGYAGAPQTVYSDHFLHTQAIDGPLGFKLEAPPLHPVLLATTMQGFGREHAEMMRHFPHLQGMLALLRDGFHPESQGGTVGLQADGAAVLDYPLNDPVWDGARRALLTMAEIQFAAGASGVQVAHERAPRYASWDEAKAGIAALPFERHLTRVVSAHVMGGCAMAGANHAGVTDPDGRYRGLANVSVHDGSLFPTSIGANPQLSIYGITARLASDLAQALTGRPAARPQAQA; encoded by the coding sequence ATGAGCAACGAATCCGTGATTCCCGATCCGATCCGGGCCGGCCTCGCGCGCGGCTGGAAGGTGATCGACGGCGCGCGCGAACAAACAAGCCGCGACCTGTCCGCCGACGTGGTCGTCGTCGGCAGCGGTGCCGGCGGCGGTGTGACGGCGGAGATTCTTGCGCTGTCCGGCCTGTCCGTCATCGTCGTGGAGGAAGGCGCATTGAAATCCTCGCACGATTTCAAGATGCGCGAAGCCGACGCCTACCCCACGCTGTACCAGGAATCGGCCGCGCGCAAGACGCGCGACAAAGGCATCAACATCCTGCAAGGCCGCACGGTGGGCGGCTCGACGACGGTGAATTGGACGTCGAGCTTCCGCACGCCGCCGCCGACGCTCGCGTTCTGGCAGCGGCAGTTCGGCCTCGCGACGTACGGCGAAGCGGCGCTGGCGCCGTGGTTCGCGCTGATGGAGGCCCGCCTGCACGTGGCCGACTGGCCGGGCGCGCCGAACGAAAACAACGATCTGCTGCGGCGCGGCGCCGCCAGGCTCGGCATCCCGACGGGCCTCATCCGCCGCAACGTCAACGGCTGCTGGAATCTCGGCTATTGCGGCATGGGCTGTCCGACGAATGCGAAGCAGTCGATGCTCGTGACGACGATTCCGTCCGCGCTGGACCACGGCGCGACGCTCGTCACGCGCGCCCGCGCCGAACGCCTGCTGCTCAAGGGCGACCAGGTCGACGGCCTCGCCTGCACGCTGCTCGATGCGGGCGGCCTGCACCCGACGGGACACACCTTGCGCGTGCGCGCCCGCCACTACGTGCTGGCCGGCGGCGCCATCAACACGCCGGCGCTGCTGCTGCGCTCGAAGGCGCCGGACCCAAGCCGGCAACTGGGCAAGCGCACGTTCCTGCATCCGACGCTCGTGTCGGCCGCGCTGTTCCCGCAGCGCGTGGACGGCTATGCCGGCGCGCCGCAGACCGTCTATTCGGACCACTTCCTGCACACGCAGGCGATCGACGGCCCGCTCGGCTTCAAGCTGGAAGCGCCGCCGCTGCACCCCGTGCTGCTGGCCACGACCATGCAGGGCTTCGGCCGCGAGCACGCGGAGATGATGCGCCACTTCCCCCATTTGCAGGGCATGCTGGCGCTGCTGCGCGACGGCTTTCACCCCGAGTCGCAGGGCGGCACGGTGGGCCTGCAGGCGGACGGCGCCGCCGTGCTGGACTACCCGCTGAACGACCCGGTCTGGGACGGCGCCCGGCGCGCGCTGCTGACGATGGCCGAGATCCAGTTCGCGGCCGGCGCCAGCGGCGTGCAGGTGGCGCACGAACGGGCGCCACGCTACGCCAGCTGGGACGAGGCGAAGGCGGGCATCGCCGCGCTGCCGTTCGAGCGGCACCTGACGCGCGTCGTGTCGGCCCACGTGATGGGCGGCTGCGCGATGGCGGGCGCGAACCACGCCGGCGTGACGGACCCGGACGGCCGCTACCGGGGCCTCGCGAACGTCTCGGTGCACGACGGCTCGCTGTTCCCGACGTCGATCGGCGCCAATCCGCAGCTGTCGATCTACGGCATCACGGCGCGCCTGGCCAGCGACCTCGCGCAAGCGCTCACGGGACGGCCCGCCGCGCGGCCGCAGGCGCAGGCTTGA
- a CDS encoding lipase family alpha/beta hydrolase — protein MKPASARTLLRLVLLVQVAAALLIAWALARRGLPAWGALAAGVGMVALVRLVINMNNFVMAARAASDTPPEYRIGPAARLRMLAEEFRASMLVTSWHVPRGCARMTIHRGSPRVPVLLVHGYGCNSGYWAHLEPLLDREGISHASIDLEPVAGSIDDYAPLIEARVRELCAATGAARIAIVAHSMGGLAARAWMRSYGTPAHGVARIAKLITLGTPHHGTALARFGPGANAAQMRRDSAWLRALAAAETQDSRARIVSIYTHHDNIVAPQDSSVLPGARNIAFGGVGHVALGSNPRVLAEVLHILRELQPAMA, from the coding sequence ATGAAGCCGGCCAGTGCCCGCACCCTGCTGCGCCTCGTGCTGCTCGTGCAGGTGGCCGCGGCGCTGCTGATCGCGTGGGCGCTGGCGCGCCGCGGCTTGCCGGCCTGGGGCGCCCTTGCGGCCGGCGTCGGCATGGTGGCGCTGGTCCGCCTCGTCATCAACATGAACAATTTTGTGATGGCGGCGCGGGCGGCGAGCGACACGCCGCCTGAATACCGCATCGGACCGGCGGCACGACTGCGCATGCTGGCCGAGGAATTCCGGGCCAGCATGCTGGTGACCTCCTGGCACGTGCCGCGCGGCTGCGCGCGCATGACGATTCATCGGGGCAGTCCGCGCGTGCCCGTGCTGCTCGTGCACGGCTACGGCTGCAACAGCGGCTACTGGGCGCATCTGGAACCGCTGCTGGACCGCGAGGGCATCAGCCACGCGAGCATCGACCTGGAACCTGTCGCCGGCAGCATCGACGATTACGCCCCGCTGATCGAGGCGCGCGTGCGCGAGCTGTGCGCCGCGACGGGCGCCGCGCGCATCGCCATCGTCGCGCACAGCATGGGGGGCCTCGCCGCGCGCGCGTGGATGCGCTCGTACGGGACGCCGGCCCACGGCGTGGCGCGCATAGCCAAGCTGATCACGCTCGGCACGCCGCACCACGGCACGGCGCTGGCTCGTTTCGGCCCTGGCGCGAACGCGGCCCAGATGCGCCGGGACAGCGCCTGGCTGCGCGCGCTGGCCGCTGCCGAAACGCAGGATAGCCGCGCGCGCATCGTCTCCATTTACACGCACCACGACAACATCGTCGCCCCGCAGGATTCGAGCGTGCTGCCGGGCGCGCGCAACATCGCGTTCGGCGGCGTGGGGCATGTGGCGCTGGGCAGCAACCCCCGCGTGCTGGCCGAGGTGTTGCACATACTGCGCGAACTGCAGCCGGCGATGGCCTGA
- a CDS encoding TetR/AcrR family transcriptional regulator, which produces MQQKAPRRTRERILELSLRLFNEFGEPNITTTVIADEMNISPGNLYYHFRNKDDIVNSIFVQFEAEIERMLTVPAGRRSNMEDVWLYLHLMFELIWKYRFFYRDLNDLLSRNRKLELHFKAILAHKIKVARQLCEGLRSEGSLEAGDAQIGAMATNMVVVATYWLSYEYVRNPRKYSEQQAIADALARGCYQVLSMLGPYLRGETLALFQRLSDDFLAKLPPEAP; this is translated from the coding sequence ATGCAACAGAAAGCCCCGCGCCGAACCCGCGAACGCATCCTCGAGCTGTCGCTGCGGCTGTTCAACGAATTCGGCGAGCCGAACATCACTACGACCGTGATCGCCGACGAGATGAACATCTCGCCGGGGAACCTCTATTACCACTTCCGCAACAAGGACGACATCGTGAATTCGATCTTCGTCCAGTTCGAAGCGGAGATCGAGCGCATGCTGACCGTCCCCGCCGGCCGCCGCTCGAACATGGAAGACGTGTGGCTGTACCTGCACCTCATGTTCGAATTGATCTGGAAGTACCGGTTCTTCTATCGCGACCTGAACGACCTCCTGTCGCGCAACCGCAAGCTGGAACTGCACTTCAAGGCGATCCTCGCCCACAAGATCAAGGTCGCGCGCCAGCTGTGCGAAGGCTTGCGCAGCGAAGGGTCGCTGGAAGCGGGCGACGCCCAGATCGGCGCGATGGCGACCAATATGGTCGTCGTCGCCACGTACTGGCTGTCGTACGAATACGTGCGCAACCCGCGCAAGTACAGCGAGCAGCAGGCCATCGCCGACGCGCTGGCGCGCGGCTGCTACCAGGTGCTGTCGATGCTGGGGCCTTATCTGCGCGGCGAGACGCTCGCGCTGTTCCAGCGCCTGTCCGACGATTTCCTCGCCAAACTGCCGCCGGAAGCGCCATGA
- a CDS encoding TIGR00730 family Rossman fold protein, whose translation MKSIAVYCGASLGADPVYADAARGLARALVEHNIGLVYGGGKVGLMGVIADEVLRLGGDATGVIPKHLVEREVGHAGLTRLFVVKDMHERKAMMSDLAEGFIAMPGGMGTLEELFEMVTWAQLGIHAKPIGLLNVNGFYDGLASFIDHLVGTGFVRPAHAELMIRDADPDALIRRLRAQAPAAA comes from the coding sequence ATGAAATCCATCGCTGTCTATTGCGGCGCCTCGCTGGGCGCCGATCCTGTCTACGCCGACGCCGCGCGCGGCCTGGCCCGCGCCCTCGTCGAGCACAACATCGGCCTCGTCTACGGCGGCGGCAAGGTGGGCCTGATGGGCGTGATCGCCGACGAAGTGCTGCGTCTCGGCGGCGACGCGACGGGCGTGATCCCCAAGCATCTCGTCGAGCGCGAAGTGGGCCACGCCGGCCTCACGCGGCTGTTCGTGGTGAAGGACATGCATGAGCGCAAAGCGATGATGTCCGACCTGGCCGAAGGCTTCATCGCCATGCCGGGCGGGATGGGCACCCTGGAAGAACTGTTCGAGATGGTCACGTGGGCCCAGTTGGGCATCCACGCCAAGCCGATCGGCCTCCTCAACGTGAACGGCTTCTACGACGGTCTGGCGTCGTTCATCGACCATCTCGTCGGCACCGGCTTCGTACGCCCGGCGCACGCGGAACTGATGATCCGCGACGCCGACCCGGACGCGCTGATCCGCCGCCTGCGCGCGCAAGCGCCGGCGGCCGCCTGA
- a CDS encoding diguanylate cyclase → MDLRARFVTLAVGTDPKLRRMLTYWAATATLYALFVALLAVESTIGMVPYAGVLGLGLYAASGASTFYVLVRANARLGLRPHTLAGLQGLFGITCNMWAYSITGPLRGATLMGLMVVVVFCTFALRPRQTLLLALCGLLGMGVTMWWHQMQDPLHYPPNVEAVTFVIMAGCSLTVTFLTGEMNKLRARLKERREIVEAALVTIRTLATTDELTSVSNRRHMNEVLEDERGPACIALIDIDFFKQINDRHGHAAGDAVLRAVAHKLRASLRDGDVLARWGGEEFLVLLPATTLIDAHGRIESLRAGMAGLAVPGVDLASRVSFSAGIAARQGHEPFSDTINRADKALYRAKAAGRDRVECATWPVADAIAQ, encoded by the coding sequence ATGGACTTGCGCGCGCGTTTCGTCACCCTTGCCGTCGGCACCGATCCGAAACTGCGCCGCATGCTCACCTACTGGGCCGCGACCGCAACCCTGTACGCATTGTTCGTGGCCCTGCTGGCCGTGGAATCGACCATCGGCATGGTGCCATACGCCGGCGTGCTCGGTCTCGGGCTGTATGCCGCATCCGGCGCATCGACGTTCTACGTGCTGGTGCGCGCGAACGCCCGCCTCGGCCTGCGACCGCACACGCTCGCCGGCCTGCAAGGACTGTTCGGCATCACCTGCAACATGTGGGCATATTCCATCACCGGACCGCTGCGCGGCGCCACCCTGATGGGGTTGATGGTCGTCGTCGTGTTCTGCACCTTCGCCCTGCGTCCGCGCCAGACCCTGCTGCTCGCGCTGTGCGGCCTGCTCGGCATGGGCGTCACGATGTGGTGGCACCAGATGCAAGACCCGCTGCATTACCCGCCCAACGTGGAAGCCGTCACGTTCGTCATCATGGCCGGCTGCTCGCTCACGGTGACGTTCCTGACCGGCGAAATGAACAAGCTGCGCGCCCGCCTGAAAGAAAGGCGCGAGATCGTGGAAGCGGCGCTCGTCACGATCCGCACGCTCGCCACCACGGACGAACTGACGTCCGTGTCGAATCGCCGTCACATGAACGAGGTGCTGGAGGACGAGCGGGGACCGGCGTGCATCGCCCTGATCGACATCGACTTCTTCAAGCAGATCAACGACCGCCACGGCCACGCGGCCGGCGACGCCGTGCTGCGCGCGGTCGCCCACAAGCTCAGGGCAAGCCTGCGCGACGGCGACGTGCTGGCGCGCTGGGGCGGCGAGGAATTCCTCGTGCTGCTGCCCGCCACGACGCTGATTGATGCCCACGGGCGCATCGAATCCCTCCGCGCCGGCATGGCCGGCCTCGCCGTGCCCGGCGTCGACCTGGCCTCGCGCGTGAGCTTTTCCGCCGGTATCGCCGCGCGCCAGGGCCACGAGCCCTTCAGCGACACCATCAACCGCGCCGACAAGGCCCTGTACCGGGCCAAGGCGGCGGGACGCGATCGCGTGGAATGCGCGACCTGGCCCGTCGCGGACGCAATTGCTCAATAA
- a CDS encoding bifunctional diguanylate cyclase/phosphodiesterase: MMAAASTSRRRPRWLSRALETHIALPLFATLPLLAIWVATFHFIETERLAAVAAAHDSVREQLDTYEAQVARNLNGIDQTLKVIKYAVQLNGPTAALQALRTQALLPPGLVFQISIADREGRIVDSNPSTPAQDVSRAPYFTVHANGDTNTVFVSQTASDAIRPDPHLHFTRRIDDDSGRFAGVAIVEVDPGYFTSSYERSRAGELGLLALVGSDGVARVVRIGDTLSWGQTVALDGMKEDAAAPHPLGPDGVERYAGTRRLTGFPLTVAVGLAASEQMAQYEQHYGTYLVGATAASSLLVAVVAMISAWSWQVAKARRRERQAQQTYAAASEASPDAFFLLRAVTGADGSIADFLVEGSNSRAELFTGMANEALRGQLLGDVLPYYRSNGMYEHLVQVVTEQRVIEAEWQATTGPTAGRWLQRQIVPVEGGAVAMVRDITERKLAEDRIRHMAHHDELTGLPNRSLIRDRLEQAVRNAQRNGGHLALAFVDLDGFKLVNDGLGHNAGDELLKVVGSRMQACLRRNDTLGRLGGDEFVILLPDAGESPLALTPVLEKIRQAVTEPVQIGDQAVRVSCSMGVVVYPRDGDDPKTLMMNADAAMYRAKDLGSNNFQFYTREMNASVEEKLVLLEGLRMALDATLTDEVAGDPDAEPPVVESPAAGAPAAGAPAGRFYLLYQPKVDLHTGRVFGVEALIRWRHPEHGIVPPMRFIGLAEESGLIVGLGEWVVRTACRQAQLWRAAGLDPLTVSVNVSARQFEEKRLVERIAGALRDSGLPPSALELEVTESLLMRDMNQAVERMRELKAMGVSLSIDDFGTGYSSLSALKSFPISTLKIDKSFVRDLASSSDDQAIALAVISLGHRLHLRVIAEGVETVEQRDFLRANDCDEMQGYLFSPPVPAERITEMLQAQAQQRRLGSAEPVPG, from the coding sequence ATGATGGCCGCCGCCTCCACCTCCCGCCGCCGTCCGCGCTGGTTGTCGCGCGCGCTCGAAACGCATATCGCGCTGCCGCTGTTCGCCACGCTGCCGCTGCTGGCCATCTGGGTGGCCACCTTCCACTTCATCGAAACCGAACGGCTGGCCGCCGTCGCCGCCGCCCACGACTCGGTGCGCGAGCAGCTCGACACGTACGAGGCCCAGGTCGCGCGCAACCTGAACGGCATCGACCAGACGCTCAAGGTCATCAAGTACGCGGTCCAGCTGAACGGCCCCACCGCCGCGCTGCAGGCGCTGCGCACCCAGGCGCTGCTGCCGCCCGGACTCGTGTTCCAGATCAGCATCGCCGACCGCGAAGGCCGCATCGTCGACAGCAACCCGTCGACGCCGGCGCAGGACGTATCGCGCGCGCCGTACTTCACGGTCCACGCGAACGGCGATACCAACACGGTCTTCGTCAGCCAGACCGCCAGCGACGCGATCCGGCCCGATCCCCACCTGCACTTCACGCGCCGCATCGACGACGACAGCGGCCGCTTCGCCGGGGTGGCCATCGTCGAAGTCGATCCCGGCTATTTCACCAGCTCGTACGAGCGCTCGCGCGCGGGAGAACTCGGCCTGCTGGCGCTCGTCGGCAGCGACGGCGTCGCGCGCGTCGTGCGCATCGGCGACACCCTGTCGTGGGGCCAGACCGTCGCGCTCGACGGCATGAAGGAGGACGCCGCGGCGCCGCATCCGCTCGGACCGGACGGCGTCGAGCGCTACGCCGGCACGCGCCGCCTCACGGGCTTTCCGCTCACGGTCGCCGTCGGCCTGGCGGCCAGCGAACAGATGGCGCAGTACGAGCAGCACTACGGCACCTATCTCGTGGGTGCGACGGCGGCCAGCTCGCTGCTGGTCGCCGTCGTGGCGATGATCAGCGCGTGGTCGTGGCAGGTGGCCAAGGCGCGCCGGCGCGAGCGCCAGGCCCAGCAGACCTATGCGGCGGCGTCGGAAGCGAGTCCCGACGCCTTCTTCCTGCTGCGCGCCGTGACCGGTGCGGACGGCAGCATCGCCGATTTCCTGGTCGAGGGTTCCAACAGCCGCGCCGAACTGTTCACCGGGATGGCCAACGAGGCCTTGCGCGGCCAGCTTCTGGGCGACGTGCTGCCCTATTACCGCTCGAACGGCATGTACGAGCATCTGGTGCAGGTCGTCACCGAGCAGCGCGTCATCGAAGCGGAGTGGCAAGCGACGACCGGCCCGACCGCGGGCCGCTGGCTGCAGCGCCAGATCGTGCCCGTCGAAGGGGGCGCCGTGGCGATGGTACGCGACATCACCGAGCGCAAGCTGGCCGAGGACCGCATCCGCCACATGGCGCACCACGACGAGTTGACGGGCCTGCCGAACCGCAGCCTGATCCGCGACCGCCTCGAGCAGGCCGTGCGCAACGCCCAGCGCAACGGCGGCCACCTGGCCCTCGCCTTCGTCGACCTGGACGGCTTCAAGCTCGTCAACGATGGCCTGGGCCACAACGCGGGCGACGAATTGCTGAAGGTCGTCGGCAGCCGCATGCAGGCCTGCCTGCGCCGCAACGACACGCTCGGCCGCCTGGGCGGCGACGAATTCGTGATCCTGCTGCCGGACGCCGGCGAGAGCCCGCTGGCGTTGACGCCCGTGCTGGAAAAGATCCGCCAGGCGGTGACGGAACCCGTGCAGATCGGCGACCAGGCCGTGCGCGTCAGCTGCAGCATGGGCGTCGTCGTGTACCCGCGCGACGGCGACGACCCGAAGACACTCATGATGAATGCCGACGCCGCGATGTACCGCGCCAAGGACCTGGGCAGCAACAACTTCCAGTTCTACACGCGCGAGATGAACGCCAGCGTCGAGGAAAAGCTCGTGCTGCTGGAAGGCCTGCGGATGGCGCTGGACGCCACCTTGACGGACGAGGTGGCGGGCGACCCGGATGCGGAACCGCCCGTGGTGGAATCGCCGGCCGCCGGAGCGCCGGCCGCCGGAGCGCCGGCCGGACGTTTCTACCTCCTGTACCAGCCCAAGGTCGACCTGCATACGGGCCGCGTGTTCGGCGTCGAGGCGCTGATCCGCTGGCGCCATCCGGAACACGGCATCGTGCCGCCGATGCGCTTCATCGGGCTCGCCGAGGAATCGGGCCTGATCGTCGGCCTGGGCGAATGGGTCGTGCGCACCGCATGCCGCCAGGCGCAGTTGTGGCGCGCGGCCGGGCTGGATCCGCTCACGGTGTCGGTGAACGTGTCGGCCCGTCAGTTCGAGGAAAAACGCCTCGTCGAACGCATCGCCGGCGCCCTGCGCGACAGTGGCCTGCCGCCGTCCGCGCTGGAACTGGAAGTGACGGAAAGCCTCTTGATGCGCGACATGAACCAGGCCGTGGAACGCATGCGCGAACTGAAGGCGATGGGCGTGAGCTTGTCGATCGACGATTTCGGCACCGGCTATTCCAGCCTGTCTGCGTTAAAATCGTTCCCGATCTCGACGCTCAAGATCGACAAGTCGTTCGTGCGCGACCTGGCCTCCAGCTCCGACGACCAGGCCATCGCCCTGGCCGTGATCTCGCTGGGCCACCGCCTGCACCTGCGCGTGATCGCCGAGGGCGTGGAAACGGTCGAGCAGCGCGACTTCCTGCGCGCGAACGACTGCGACGAGATGCAGGGCTATCTGTTCAGCCCACCGGTGCCGGCCGAGCGCATCACGGAGATGCTGCAGGCCCAGGCCCAGCAACGAAGACTCGGGAGTGCCGAACCCGTACCAGGATAA